One window from the genome of Malacoplasma penetrans HF-2 encodes:
- a CDS encoding 5'-3' exonuclease — translation MKKKAILIDGNSLMFRAYYGTINQVDYYIKNNLEPTNAIKTMMLIIFKLLTTNNYDYAVIAFDHKDKNFRKEELEDYKGTRKKTPDHLISQIEPIKEIMSYFGLNVYCVSGIEADDVVGSASKLLTDNDVYCEIYSSDNDLLQLVNEKANVIQLKKGIDETITYTQENFSNLFYGLQPAQIPDYKGISGDSSDNLPGIKGLGNKTAIDLLQKYKSLESIYENLDFITSNSVKTKLLAGKEIGLKCKKLATILVNYFDDKKIDEFAFKGMDQEKIKDIINKYHFSGFKKYIGE, via the coding sequence ATGAAAAAGAAAGCTATCTTAATTGATGGAAACTCTTTAATGTTTAGAGCATATTATGGAACAATCAATCAAGTTGATTATTATATTAAAAATAATTTAGAACCTACTAACGCTATTAAAACTATGATGCTAATCATTTTTAAATTATTAACAACTAATAATTATGATTATGCTGTGATTGCATTTGACCATAAGGATAAGAATTTTAGAAAAGAAGAGTTAGAAGACTATAAGGGAACTAGAAAAAAAACTCCAGATCATTTAATTTCTCAAATTGAACCAATTAAAGAAATCATGTCATATTTTGGTTTAAATGTTTATTGTGTTTCTGGTATTGAAGCAGATGATGTTGTAGGAAGTGCTTCAAAATTACTAACTGATAATGATGTGTATTGCGAAATCTATTCTTCAGATAATGACTTATTACAATTGGTTAATGAAAAAGCTAATGTAATTCAACTTAAAAAAGGAATTGATGAAACAATAACTTATACTCAAGAAAACTTCTCTAATTTATTTTATGGATTACAACCTGCACAAATTCCAGATTATAAGGGAATTAGTGGAGACAGTTCTGATAACCTTCCAGGAATTAAAGGTCTTGGTAATAAAACTGCAATTGATTTATTACAAAAATATAAATCATTGGAATCAATTTATGAAAATTTAGATTTTATTACATCTAATAGTGTAAAAACTAAATTATTAGCTGGGAAAGAAATTGGTTTAAAATGTAAGAAACTTGCAACAATATTAGTGAATTATTTTGATGATAAAAAAATTGATGAATTTGCTTTTAAAGGAATGGACCAAGAAAAAATAAAAGATATAATAAATAAATATCATTTTAGTGGTTTTAAAAAATACATAGGAGAATAA
- a CDS encoding ECF transporter S component, producing MDINTLASSAEFLSPKSSPISSVVIFFSFFFATLLVEIVKKIFYYFKAKKRYYVIPRPSIQGIANIAMTIALSVAVLLLLTFVTSNAFSVLFRAFPGSRITIEGILIKIGGLLYGPFIGMLIGGLTDIFSILMTAGVFHYGYFIAGMAYGLLAGLVRSVLSFAKESRTWYAIISSIIATICSLAAIVFIYSISTSGFEQSIITFIPFIPSSPDKISREFLSYIFIGFCVFVVLLIWLFFFFSNRYQKWKMLYGNKKHFKITRPKKIDKHYFNNFCLILICCIITEVWINVLLMPSIDADVSTLGYDDWFIIRVAMFIPMIIFNFVIIFPVYVIIAPIVQWDYKKELVEDLKVPFFVK from the coding sequence ATGGATATAAATACTTTAGCTAGTAGTGCAGAATTTCTAAGTCCAAAATCTAGCCCTATTTCCTCTGTTGTTATTTTTTTCTCTTTCTTCTTTGCTACTTTATTAGTAGAAATAGTAAAGAAAATATTTTATTATTTTAAAGCTAAAAAAAGATACTATGTAATTCCTAGACCATCAATTCAAGGGATTGCTAATATTGCAATGACAATTGCTTTATCAGTTGCAGTTTTATTATTGTTAACCTTTGTAACTTCAAATGCTTTTTCAGTTTTATTTAGAGCATTCCCAGGAAGTAGAATTACCATTGAAGGTATTCTAATTAAAATTGGTGGATTATTATATGGACCTTTTATTGGAATGTTAATAGGTGGTCTAACAGATATATTTTCTATTTTAATGACAGCTGGGGTATTTCACTATGGATACTTCATAGCTGGTATGGCATATGGTTTATTAGCAGGATTAGTAAGATCAGTGCTTTCTTTTGCTAAAGAGAGTAGAACTTGGTATGCAATTATATCTTCTATTATTGCAACAATTTGTTCATTAGCAGCAATTGTATTTATTTATTCAATTAGCACTTCAGGATTTGAACAAAGCATTATAACTTTTATTCCTTTCATTCCTTCAAGTCCCGATAAAATTTCTAGAGAATTTTTATCTTATATCTTTATAGGTTTCTGTGTTTTTGTAGTTCTATTAATTTGGTTATTTTTCTTCTTTTCAAATAGATATCAAAAATGAAAAATGCTTTATGGAAATAAAAAGCACTTTAAAATCACTAGACCTAAAAAAATTGATAAACATTACTTTAATAATTTCTGTTTAATTCTAATTTGTTGTATTATTACTGAGGTTTGAATTAATGTTTTATTAATGCCCTCAATTGATGCAGATGTAAGTACACTAGGATATGATGATTGATTTATTATCAGAGTTGCTATGTTTATTCCAATGATCATATTCAACTTTGTAATCATTTTCCCAGTATATGTTATTATTGCCCCAATTGTGCAATGAGATTATAAAAAAGAATTAGTAGAAGATTTAAAAGTACCATTTTTTGTTAAGTAA
- a CDS encoding DnaD domain protein, whose translation MSFPMSFYIDSEYKYIYKSDFNPNVFLMSKLYAPFLNKEAFQLYIFMCEELRNFSNTKFYINRVRDILSILNIKESDFNDLRNNLESLQLLKTYTSDNKVYFELFEPLKFDKFIENKHYKTNLEEKIGKNMFDKLVAQYGAIEFTESLSDISIDPKKYFESKNFKKENTFNFEMLYQKLSTTSKFHIIISDDVKKEIEYYYTEQNLSFLEIEKCVYNSLIKNKNDFEINLNLIQVELEKLADKSVLDLQAITKINHSNKLFIEKFSISDLNIVFKNYRNLKPEQFLTSLTLEDLTETDFKIINTLRNKYLISESLINIMIDFSIRKTHNELNEKYLYKMAKSFNLENISSLNEAYDFLFNWDKKEVKEPKKERKYNKRTYSSKKKKDEDISLDNESFNEFNNNIDDGEERVLMIDLEL comes from the coding sequence ATGTCTTTTCCTATGTCTTTTTATATTGATTCTGAATATAAATACATTTATAAATCAGATTTCAATCCCAATGTTTTTTTAATGTCTAAATTGTATGCACCTTTCTTAAATAAAGAAGCTTTTCAGTTATACATTTTTATGTGTGAAGAATTGAGAAATTTTAGTAATACTAAATTTTATATCAATAGAGTAAGAGATATTTTAAGTATCTTAAATATCAAAGAATCAGACTTCAATGATTTAAGAAATAATTTAGAATCACTTCAATTATTAAAAACTTATACAAGTGATAACAAGGTTTATTTTGAATTATTTGAACCTCTAAAATTTGATAAGTTTATAGAAAACAAACATTACAAAACTAATTTAGAAGAAAAAATTGGTAAAAATATGTTTGATAAATTAGTAGCTCAATATGGAGCAATTGAATTTACTGAAAGTCTTTCAGATATTTCAATTGATCCCAAAAAATATTTTGAAAGTAAAAATTTTAAAAAAGAAAATACTTTTAATTTTGAAATGCTATATCAAAAGCTATCAACTACTAGTAAATTCCACATCATTATTAGTGATGATGTTAAAAAAGAAATTGAATATTACTATACTGAACAAAATTTATCTTTTTTAGAAATTGAGAAATGTGTTTACAATTCTTTAATTAAAAATAAAAATGATTTTGAAATTAATTTAAATTTAATTCAAGTGGAATTAGAAAAATTAGCAGATAAATCAGTCCTTGATTTACAAGCAATTACTAAAATTAACCATTCTAATAAATTATTTATTGAAAAATTTTCAATTAGTGATTTAAACATTGTTTTTAAAAATTATAGAAATTTAAAACCAGAACAATTTTTAACATCTTTAACATTAGAAGATTTAACTGAAACAGATTTTAAAATTATTAACACTTTAAGAAATAAGTATTTAATCTCTGAATCTTTAATTAATATTATGATTGATTTTTCAATTAGAAAAACTCACAATGAACTAAATGAAAAATATTTATATAAAATGGCTAAATCTTTTAACTTAGAAAATATTAGTTCTTTAAATGAAGCTTATGATTTCTTGTTTAATTGAGATAAAAAAGAAGTTAAAGAACCAAAAAAAGAAAGAAAATATAATAAGAGAACTTACTCATCTAAAAAGAAAAAAGATGAAGATATATCTTTAGATAACGAATCATTTAATGAATTTAATAATAATATAGATGATGGTGAAGAAAGAGTTCTTATGATTGATTTGGAACTGTAA
- a CDS encoding MPN555 family protein chaperone produces MITFKSTAKQKFRIDYNKQFVIEQLFADPKMLDVHVEKIRSVYKDASDNFIRNQIDHIIIKENAFNEVMKYLVELFEFTYDETEVGSFRDKLKTTMTNLNDSQCEDLARKLIQKGLIFKVLARDNKLEVSDDDAKKYLEQYYKTTNNSINEFLNNNEKFDEIKDIILEEKITQWVISKFKISLTIQNILNRQVPVNENAAPQGPAFQGPKA; encoded by the coding sequence ATGATTACTTTTAAATCAACTGCTAAACAAAAATTTCGTATCGATTACAATAAACAATTTGTTATTGAACAACTTTTTGCAGATCCTAAAATGTTAGATGTACATGTTGAAAAAATTAGATCAGTATACAAAGATGCATCTGACAATTTCATTAGAAACCAAATTGACCACATCATCATTAAAGAAAATGCTTTTAATGAAGTAATGAAATATTTAGTTGAATTATTTGAATTTACATATGATGAAACAGAAGTTGGTTCATTTAGAGATAAATTAAAAACAACTATGACAAACTTAAATGATTCTCAATGTGAAGATCTAGCAAGAAAGTTAATTCAAAAAGGTTTAATTTTTAAAGTTTTAGCAAGAGATAATAAATTAGAAGTTAGCGATGATGATGCTAAAAAATATTTAGAACAATATTACAAAACTACAAACAATTCTATTAATGAATTTTTAAACAATAATGAAAAGTTTGATGAAATTAAAGATATTATTTTAGAAGAAAAAATTACTCAATGAGTAATTAGCAAATTCAAAATATCTTTAACAATTCAAAACATTTTAAATAGACAAGTTCCAGTAAATGAAAATGCTGCACCTCAAGGACCAGCATTCCAAGGACCTAAGGCATAA
- the mutM gene encoding DNA-formamidopyrimidine glycosylase: MPELPEVQSVIDSLKEQGCLNRTITNIESIMPKIFKNCSYEDFTHYIINEQIKDITRKGKYLIFHLTNDKVFVVHLRMEGKLFFEKTDSSYDKKHVLVKIEMDDYEIRYHDTRRFGTFTIYNENNYLDSKEIKKLGLDPLEEEFDWKYLKNNIKKSNRAIKTTLLDQENVSGIGNIYADEILFASSIHPETIANKLTDNDFKKIAENSRIILAKAVENKGTTIATYFFKKEQKGEFQKFLKVHTKKDFDCVNCKNKIVKIKVNGRGTYLCLKCQKKK; the protein is encoded by the coding sequence GTGCCAGAATTACCAGAAGTACAAAGTGTTATAGATTCATTAAAAGAACAAGGTTGTTTGAATAGAACAATTACTAATATTGAATCTATAATGCCTAAAATTTTTAAAAATTGTAGTTATGAAGATTTTACTCATTACATAATTAATGAACAAATTAAAGATATTACTAGAAAAGGTAAATATCTAATTTTTCATTTAACTAATGATAAAGTTTTTGTTGTCCATTTAAGAATGGAAGGAAAGCTATTTTTTGAAAAGACAGATTCTTCATATGACAAAAAACATGTACTGGTAAAAATTGAGATGGATGATTATGAAATCAGATACCATGACACTAGAAGATTTGGAACCTTTACTATCTATAATGAAAATAACTATTTAGACTCTAAAGAAATAAAAAAACTAGGTTTAGATCCATTAGAAGAAGAGTTTGACTGAAAATACTTAAAAAACAATATTAAAAAATCTAATAGAGCAATTAAAACTACATTATTAGACCAAGAAAATGTTTCAGGTATTGGTAATATTTATGCTGATGAAATATTGTTTGCTTCAAGTATCCATCCTGAAACTATAGCAAATAAATTAACAGATAATGATTTTAAAAAAATAGCTGAAAATTCAAGAATTATATTAGCTAAAGCTGTAGAAAATAAAGGAACAACTATTGCTACATATTTTTTTAAAAAAGAACAAAAAGGTGAATTTCAGAAATTTTTAAAAGTTCACACTAAAAAAGATTTTGATTGTGTTAACTGTAAAAATAAAATCGTAAAAATAAAGGTAAATGGTAGAGGAACATATTTATGTTTAAAATGCCAAAAGAAGAAATAA
- a CDS encoding ATP-binding protein produces the protein MREVKKSKIEKITDTDLKNLHQELGINSDVNSLKNVSFPKSFLNGIKNNELFKNCGKLSDTDVSLNAVQLQRIVNEEEECKLSSSDVCPFNGYHFAVDRDKETNFLVFYYRICKKLETQVLYRENQKNFLYNSYALLKQFPSLKNENIQTSISKNNFLKEFMDIYRNDLNYGIYTYGVQGVGKTHFFKLVCNKIITEKKKQRTAALISMVDLVETLKNSFSDKNNPKYEKIIQAINRADFLFFDDLGAEFATDWFYSNIFLNILDNRLSTNKATFFNSNLNFKEYEEKILKSCKNKDPHIAKRIIVRIKRLVNNKVIEMKDKKFSSL, from the coding sequence ATGAGAGAAGTCAAAAAGTCTAAAATAGAAAAAATAACAGATACTGATTTAAAAAATTTACATCAAGAGTTAGGAATTAATTCAGATGTAAATTCTTTAAAAAATGTATCTTTTCCTAAAAGTTTTTTGAATGGAATTAAAAATAATGAATTATTTAAAAACTGTGGAAAATTATCCGATACTGATGTTAGTTTAAATGCAGTTCAACTTCAAAGAATAGTTAATGAAGAAGAAGAGTGTAAATTATCTTCAAGTGATGTTTGTCCATTTAATGGATATCATTTTGCAGTTGATAGAGATAAAGAAACTAACTTTTTAGTCTTTTATTATAGGATTTGTAAAAAACTAGAGACACAAGTTTTATATAGAGAAAACCAAAAGAATTTTTTATACAACTCATATGCATTACTAAAACAATTTCCATCTTTAAAAAATGAGAACATTCAAACCTCAATTTCTAAAAATAATTTCTTAAAAGAATTTATGGATATATATAGAAATGATTTAAATTATGGGATTTACACCTATGGAGTTCAAGGTGTTGGTAAAACTCATTTTTTTAAATTGGTTTGCAACAAAATTATTACTGAAAAAAAGAAACAAAGAACAGCAGCTTTAATTAGTATGGTTGATTTAGTTGAAACATTAAAAAATTCTTTTTCAGATAAGAATAATCCTAAATATGAAAAAATCATTCAAGCTATTAATCGTGCAGACTTTTTGTTCTTTGATGATTTAGGAGCAGAATTTGCAACTGATTGATTCTATTCAAATATTTTTTTAAACATTTTAGATAATAGACTTTCAACTAATAAAGCAACATTTTTTAATTCAAATTTAAATTTCAAAGAATATGAAGAGAAAATATTAAAAAGTTGTAAAAATAAAGATCCCCATATAGCAAAAAGAATTATTGTTAGAATTAAAAGATTAGTAAATAATAAAGTTATAGAGATGAAAGATAAAAAGTTTTCTAGTTTATAA
- a CDS encoding uracil-DNA glycosylase produces the protein MYLNKFISEVKDSWKEFFEQEFEKEYFHSLDSFIEQEYKNKTIYPLTSNIFRAFTFFAVSETNLVIIGQDPYQTEDMADGLAFSTQLKVKPRSLSNIFKELKNDFNIDRTNYDLSDIAKQNVLLLNTILTVEKNKSFSHSNKGWEIFTNNAIKYLSETNPNVIYLLMGNNAISLKPLISKSLAIFETSHPSPFSYRKSLMNSKVFKEINKALITNNKKAIIW, from the coding sequence ATGTATTTGAACAAATTTATTTCTGAAGTTAAAGACAGTTGAAAAGAATTTTTTGAACAAGAATTTGAAAAAGAGTATTTTCACTCTTTGGATTCTTTTATAGAACAAGAATATAAAAACAAAACAATCTATCCTTTAACTTCAAATATTTTTAGAGCTTTTACATTTTTTGCAGTTAGTGAAACTAATTTAGTAATAATTGGGCAAGACCCATATCAAACTGAAGATATGGCAGATGGATTAGCTTTTTCAACCCAACTAAAAGTTAAACCAAGATCTTTATCTAATATCTTTAAAGAATTAAAGAATGATTTTAATATAGATAGAACTAATTATGATTTATCTGATATTGCAAAACAAAATGTTTTATTGTTAAACACAATTTTAACTGTTGAAAAAAATAAAAGTTTCTCTCATTCAAACAAAGGCTGAGAAATCTTTACAAACAATGCAATTAAATATTTAAGTGAAACTAATCCTAATGTAATTTATTTATTAATGGGTAACAATGCAATTTCATTAAAACCATTAATATCTAAGAGTTTGGCAATATTTGAAACTTCACATCCATCTCCTTTTAGTTATAGAAAGAGTTTAATGAACTCAAAAGTATTTAAAGAAATTAATAAAGCTTTAATAACTAACAATAAAAAGGCAATAATTTGATAA
- a CDS encoding amidase family protein produces the protein MKNNSEILNTQNKIKNNSKEFENYYQNTIKDLKKNKKLNAYLNLVENYQYATDNPKSQLNKILYAVKDNINVRDTITTGGSLFFENYKSTYTATVVKLLDKAGAIPICKSNLDEFGLGGTGLFSAYGDVLNPFDETRIAGGSSSGSAVLVAKKLVTFALGTDTGDSIRMPASFLGVYGYKPTYGLVSRFGVFPYSPSIDHVGVFANSVDDVAIVMDTINQHDSNDFTSQDIKLDFLIELDKIDKKAKLVTLTNVVDLLGKEEKELFTNTLNKISKEFKINEGSLSTDLIHLVPVVYEILSYSEAVSCYQNITGIPFGKKGKGKTFEEKIIDARTKNFGKELKRRFVLGSFVTLKENEELLLKCKKIRRLIVDKVEELFKKYDYIIMPGASSIAPKVSDVKNNKTKPSDVDNYLQIANFGGFPSLTIPMGKIKNMPIGINIMGKINSDNKLLALAKRIDSLIGDKNEK, from the coding sequence ATGAAAAACAATAGTGAAATTTTGAATACCCAAAATAAGATTAAAAATAATTCAAAAGAATTTGAAAATTATTATCAGAACACAATTAAAGATTTAAAGAAAAATAAAAAATTAAATGCTTATTTAAATCTTGTTGAAAATTATCAGTACGCTACTGATAACCCTAAGTCTCAATTAAATAAAATTTTATATGCTGTTAAAGACAACATAAATGTAAGAGACACAATCACCACTGGTGGTTCTTTATTTTTTGAAAACTATAAAAGTACATATACTGCAACTGTAGTTAAGTTATTAGATAAAGCTGGTGCCATTCCCATTTGTAAATCTAATTTAGATGAATTTGGATTAGGTGGTACTGGTTTATTTAGTGCTTATGGGGATGTTTTAAATCCTTTTGATGAAACTAGAATTGCTGGTGGTTCTTCTAGTGGTAGTGCAGTTCTAGTAGCTAAAAAGTTAGTTACTTTTGCACTTGGTACTGATACTGGTGATTCAATTAGAATGCCTGCTAGTTTTTTAGGAGTATATGGATATAAACCAACTTATGGATTAGTTTCAAGATTTGGTGTGTTTCCATACTCTCCTTCAATTGACCATGTTGGTGTTTTTGCTAATTCTGTTGATGATGTAGCAATTGTAATGGACACTATTAATCAACATGATAGCAATGACTTCACTAGTCAGGATATCAAATTAGATTTCTTAATTGAATTAGATAAAATAGATAAAAAAGCAAAATTAGTAACTTTAACAAATGTTGTTGATTTATTAGGTAAAGAAGAAAAAGAATTATTTACTAATACTTTAAATAAGATTAGTAAAGAATTCAAAATTAATGAAGGATCATTATCAACTGATTTAATTCATTTAGTTCCTGTAGTTTATGAAATCTTAAGTTATTCTGAGGCTGTAAGCTGTTATCAAAACATTACTGGAATTCCATTTGGAAAAAAAGGTAAAGGGAAAACTTTTGAAGAAAAGATTATAGATGCTAGAACTAAGAACTTTGGAAAAGAATTAAAGAGAAGATTTGTTTTAGGTTCTTTTGTTACTTTAAAAGAAAATGAAGAACTTTTATTGAAGTGTAAAAAAATTAGAAGATTGATTGTTGATAAAGTTGAAGAGCTTTTCAAAAAGTATGACTATATCATCATGCCTGGAGCAAGTTCTATAGCACCAAAAGTTTCTGATGTTAAAAATAACAAAACTAAACCAAGTGATGTAGATAATTATTTACAAATTGCTAACTTTGGAGGTTTCCCATCTCTTACTATTCCAATGGGTAAAATTAAAAACATGCCAATTGGTATTAATATCATGGGAAAAATTAATAGTGATAACAAATTATTAGCACTTGCAAAAAGAATAGATAGTTTAATTGGAGATAAAAATGAAAAATAA
- the gatC gene encoding Asp-tRNA(Asn)/Glu-tRNA(Gln) amidotransferase subunit GatC, with product MAKLSNKITKEISKNLMIEIPEDEATKISELIQNSVDKIEKIKGIDLSKVEPMDYPNIVIKNSFREDEIDAFDNTEELLEQAPEKKDGYVKV from the coding sequence ATGGCTAAATTATCAAATAAGATTACTAAAGAAATTTCTAAAAATCTAATGATAGAAATTCCTGAAGATGAAGCAACAAAAATTTCTGAATTGATTCAAAATTCAGTAGACAAAATTGAAAAGATTAAAGGAATCGATTTATCAAAAGTAGAACCAATGGACTATCCAAATATTGTAATTAAAAACTCTTTTAGAGAAGATGAGATTGATGCTTTTGATAATACTGAAGAATTATTAGAACAAGCCCCTGAAAAGAAAGATGGATATGTAAAGGTATAA
- the coaE gene encoding dephospho-CoA kinase (Dephospho-CoA kinase (CoaE) performs the final step in coenzyme A biosynthesis.), translating into MFKMPKEEINQSKLICVTGFMGSGKSTFVNFLKQMGCETFVADEFVHNSYLKGNIGYKIIKDNFGTDYVNDECVDRPKLRELILNNQEKKFLLEKLMNKVIYDKIFELKKENRQIIVELGTYLFFEEYFKDLFYKVVVVDSSDKNYKKNNFKKFSNIEKFSTKPVGNLENPQKEGVFYTDFLVGNCGNLFDLESKAKDFLKVLTHI; encoded by the coding sequence ATGTTTAAAATGCCAAAAGAAGAAATAAATCAGTCTAAATTAATTTGTGTTACAGGTTTTATGGGGAGTGGTAAAAGTACTTTTGTTAACTTTTTGAAACAAATGGGTTGTGAAACCTTTGTTGCAGATGAGTTTGTTCATAATTCTTATTTAAAGGGTAATATTGGTTATAAAATTATTAAAGATAATTTTGGTACTGATTATGTAAATGATGAGTGTGTTGATAGACCAAAATTAAGAGAATTAATCTTAAATAACCAAGAAAAAAAGTTTTTATTAGAAAAACTAATGAATAAAGTTATTTATGACAAAATATTTGAATTAAAAAAAGAAAATAGACAAATTATTGTTGAATTAGGAACTTACTTATTTTTTGAAGAATATTTTAAAGATTTATTCTATAAAGTAGTAGTTGTAGATAGTTCAGACAAAAATTATAAAAAAAATAATTTTAAAAAATTTTCAAACATAGAAAAGTTTTCAACAAAACCTGTTGGAAACTTAGAAAACCCCCAAAAAGAAGGGGTTTTTTATACAGATTTTTTGGTTGGAAACTGTGGAAACCTGTTCGATTTAGAGTCAAAGGCAAAAGATTTTTTGAAGGTTTTAACTCATATTTAG
- the dnaB gene encoding replicative DNA helicase: MNKIDQLLYNDVDQSYIIEIEDIIISCVLNNDADIDEIFLHLSPKDFIKPENRIIFKIAIDFRENNEPIDFIAIADYISNDSDLSIHFKDHKRYLLDLSSSHTYSKNLEQYIEIIKNSSIKRSINSFAEELKNTDLDLINANEKLWELEKEFSNIAGSKKGKQISSIQEIIEEFHKKLELIKEQSDDIQGVRTGYSNIDNLTNGFHNGDLVILAARPGIGKTTLAINFLLNIAKNLKFKNEENSKNEKKQKPQCVLMFSIEMGKDQICQRLLTNLSHINPMRKDLNQTEELSIMVSSTELKKLPIYVDDSSDLTLLDMQSKIKQLSNTMEIKLIVLDYLQLLKLSDSNRRGFNRQQEVSEISRTLKKLARQFNVPIISIAQLSRRIEERKGGPNARPMLSDLRESGSIEQDADMVCFLSYIDDNPEEAEDDKNLESQLKSKVHVEFILAKNRNGQTGICELIFDKTINTYFEKNNKH; encoded by the coding sequence ATGAATAAGATTGATCAATTACTTTATAATGACGTAGATCAAAGTTATATTATTGAAATTGAAGATATTATAATTTCTTGTGTTTTAAACAATGATGCAGATATTGATGAAATATTTTTACATCTTTCTCCTAAAGATTTTATTAAGCCAGAAAATAGAATTATTTTTAAAATTGCTATAGATTTTAGAGAAAACAATGAACCAATAGACTTCATTGCAATTGCAGACTACATTTCTAATGACAGTGACTTAAGCATTCACTTCAAAGATCATAAAAGATACCTATTAGATTTATCTTCTTCTCACACTTACTCTAAAAACCTTGAACAATATATTGAGATTATAAAAAATTCTTCTATTAAAAGAAGTATTAACTCTTTTGCTGAAGAATTAAAAAATACTGATTTAGATTTAATTAATGCAAATGAAAAATTATGAGAGTTAGAAAAAGAATTCTCTAATATTGCGGGTTCAAAAAAAGGAAAGCAAATTTCTAGTATTCAAGAAATAATAGAAGAGTTCCATAAAAAACTTGAACTTATAAAAGAACAAAGTGATGATATTCAAGGCGTAAGAACTGGATATTCAAATATTGATAACTTAACTAATGGATTCCATAATGGTGATTTAGTAATTTTAGCTGCCAGACCTGGTATTGGTAAAACAACTTTAGCAATAAACTTTTTACTTAATATTGCAAAAAACCTTAAATTCAAAAATGAAGAGAACTCAAAAAATGAGAAGAAACAAAAACCACAATGTGTTTTAATGTTTTCTATTGAAATGGGTAAAGACCAAATTTGTCAAAGGCTTTTAACGAATTTAAGTCATATAAATCCTATGAGAAAAGATTTGAATCAAACTGAAGAATTATCTATAATGGTAAGTTCAACTGAACTTAAAAAACTTCCAATCTATGTAGATGATTCAAGTGATTTAACGTTATTAGATATGCAATCAAAAATTAAACAATTATCTAATACTATGGAAATAAAACTTATTGTTTTAGACTACCTTCAATTATTAAAATTATCTGATAGCAATAGAAGAGGTTTTAATAGACAACAAGAAGTTTCTGAAATTTCTAGAACATTAAAAAAATTAGCCAGACAATTCAATGTTCCTATAATTTCAATTGCTCAATTATCAAGAAGAATTGAGGAAAGAAAAGGTGGTCCAAATGCAAGACCAATGTTATCAGACTTAAGAGAATCTGGATCAATTGAACAAGATGCTGATATGGTTTGTTTTTTAAGTTATATTGATGACAATCCAGAAGAAGCAGAAGATGACAAAAATCTTGAGTCACAATTAAAGAGTAAAGTTCATGTTGAGTTTATATTAGCCAAAAACAGAAATGGACAAACGGGAATTTGTGAATTAATTTTTGATAAAACTATTAATACTTATTTTGAAAAAAATAATAAACATTAA